CCGCTCGTCGACGACGAGGTAGCCCTCGGAGTCCAGGCGCCCGAACACCCCGGTGGCCAGCCATCCGTCGCGCCCCGGGCCCGCCCCGGCCGCCCGGCCGTGGTGGCCGGCGAACACGGTCGCGCCGCGCACCAGCACCTCGGCCTCGCGGGAGAGCCGCACCTCCACGCCCGGCACCGGCCGGCCGACGGTGCCCACCCGCACCTCGCCTGGGGCGTTGAGCACGAACGCGCCGGTGGTCTGGACGGTGCCGAACCCCTGCAGCACCGGCAGCCCGGCGCCGCCGTAGAAGTGGGTCAGGCGCGCCGGCAGCTGCCCGCCGCCGACCACGATGAAGCGGACCCGCCCGCCCAGCGCCTCCTTGATCCGGGAGTACATCCACTCGTACATCACCCGCGACACCCGGCGCCAGGCGCCGCGGCGCCCGCTCTTGTCGAAGTCCACGGCGAGTTCGGTGGCGGCGTTGAAGGCGTTGAGGTTGTCCCAGCCCGACTCCTTGGCCTTGGCCTTCTCCACGGCATAGACCTGTTCGAGCAGGCGGGGCAGGGCCAGCAGCACAGTGGGGCGAAACATCCGCACCTCGCGCCGCACCTGCGCCCCTCGCTCACAGAAGCCCACGCGCACGCGCGCCATGACGCAGCCCACCAGCGCGCTGTGGCCGAACACATCGGCCAGCGGCAGGTGCATCAGCGTGCTGGCCTGCTCGCCGCCGGCCAGCAGCGGACTCAGGCGCTGGATGAGGCTTTCGGCGCCGGCGAGGAAGTTGCCGTGGGTCAAGACGCTGCCGGGCGCGTCGGGCGCGGTGGTGACGGGGTAGCTGATGGCGGCGGGGTCGGCGCGGGTGGTCTCGTCGCGGCGCAGCCGCACCGCCGAGCCGTCGATGTAGGCGCCGGGTTTGGTGACGGCCTCCAGACCCGAGTCGTCGGCCAGCCGCCAGGTGCGGCCCAGGTCGAGCAGTTCGTGCTGGATCTCGGCGATGGCCGCGGCGTGGCGGTCGCTCTCGACGACGGCGGCGGCGGGCCGGCAGTCGCGCAGGATGTGGTGCAGCCGGCGGCGCGAGCACGCCGGATGCACGGGCACCACGACGCCGCGCACCGCCCAGATCGCGAAGTTGACCAGGGTCCACTCATAGCCGGTGGCGCAGCCCAGCACGACGCGGTCGCCGGCGCCGACACCGGCGGCGATGAGGCCCTTGGCCACGGCGGTGACGTCGCGCAGGAACTCGGTGGCGTTGACGTGGTGCCACTGGCCGTCGGCCTTGCGGCTGAACAGGGGGGCCTGGGGCGCCTCGTGGGCGTTGTGGTAGACGAGTTCACCCAGCCCGCTGAGCTGGGGGGCCCGGGAAACGGGGGTGGACCGGGACTGGGGCATGCCCTGACTTCTCCTCCGCGCAGTAGGGGCCAGCAGCGCAGGCGCCGATCACGGTCCCCTCACACATCACCTGGATGTGCCCTACTGTGCACGCTGCTGTCACCGTTGGGCAACCGGGGGGCCGGCTGCGGTCGCCGCCTCAGACGGGCCGGGCGCCCTGCCGGTTCCCGGCCGCGCCCGGCCCGCACGGCGCTACAGCGCCGTGCGGGCGTGCCCGCGGGCCGCGGTCCAGGCGAAGACCAGCGCGGCCGCCACGCCGGTGGCCAGCATCACCGCGGTCATGCTGGCCAGGCTGGCCTCGCCGGTGGCGGTCAGCCCGGCGGTGGCGGCCAGCCCGCCGCCGAGCGCGAACTGCAGGGTGCCCAGCAGGGCCGAGGCGGTCCCGGCGACCTCGGCGGGCTGGCTGGAGATGGCCAGCGTGGTGGCGTTAGGCGAGATGAACCCGGTGCAGAACATCATCACGAACAGCACGGCGGTGACCGAGACCAGGTTCGCCTGCCCGCTCATGGCCAGGGCGGCCAGGGCCGCCACGGCGGCGACGCTGCCCGCCAGCCCGGCCAGCAGCCGCCGGGAGGTGTGCATCCGGGTGATGAGGGCCGCGTTGACCTGGGTGCCCAGCACCATGCCCAGCGTGTTGACGCCGAAGATCAGGCTGAACTGCTGGGCGGAGCCGCCGAACTCGTTCTGGGAGATGAAGGAGAACGCCGAGATGTAGGTGAAGGTCATGGCGAAGCTCAGCCCCAGGGTCAGGGTCGGGCCGAGGAAACGGGGGTCGCGCAGCAGGCGGGCGAACGTGCGCGCCATGGCCGCGGCCTGCAGGGGGCTGCGCTGGTGCGCCGGCAGGGTCTCGGGCAGGCAGAACAGCACCAGGGCGAAGCTGAGCAGGCCCGCGGCGCCCAGCACCGCGAAGATGAGCTGCCAGGGACCCAGCAGCAGCAGCTGGCCGCCCAGGATCGGCCCCAGCATCGGCGCCAGCCCGACGATCAGGATCAGCCGGGAGAAGAACTTGGCGGCGGCGTCGCCTTCGAAGGTGTCGCGCACCACCGCCCGGGAGATCACGGCGCCGGCCGCGCCGGCCAGGCCCTGGACGAACCGGATGGCGATGAGGGCCGGGGCCGAGGGCGCCACCACGCACAGCAGCGAGGCGACGGTGAACACGGCCACGCCGATCAGCAGCGGCCGCCTGCGGCCCCACACATCGCTCATCGGGCCGATCACCATCTGGCCCAGCGCCATGCCCACCATGACGGCGGTCAGCGTCAACTGGATCTGGGAGGCCGGGGCGTCGAGCTCGGCGGCGATCTGGGGGAAGGCGGGCAGGTAGAGGTCGGTGGCCAGCGGCCCCGTCGCGGTGAGGATCCCCAGGACGAAGACCAGCAGCGCCACGAAGCGCCGCCTGCGGGGGGCGGGGGCCGGGGCCGAGGCCGGGGAGCGCTGCACTGCGGGACGTACGGCGGTGTGCGTCATCGACTCTCCAGAACACACTCAAATGATGACGAAAAGGGCATAGAGGCATGCGTCAAGGCATGACAAGGATCCGGAGAAACCCGGAGACGGAGTATGCGGGGGAAGAAGAACGCGCCCCGCGACTCCGGGACACCCTGCCTGCAACACCGCACCCCGGGCACCTAGTCCCGGCCCGGCCGCCTTCCCGACGTGATGTGCACTACGGCCGCCCCGGCCCCGATCACACCCCCGAACCACACCCCGCCCCACCCGCCCGCGGCCCCCGCTGCGCACCCGGCACCGCCCCCTCCCCGGGCAGCGGCGGCCCCGGACACACCAGGAAAAAGACCGGGGCCGGCGCGCACCGCGCCGGCCCCGAAAAAGACAACGGGAAGCAGGTGAAGGTCAGGCCGCACTGCGGGCGTGCCCGCGCAGCGCCACCCCCACGAAGACCAGCGCCGCCACCACGCCCGTACTCAACATCACCACGGTCATGCTGGCCAGACTCGCCTCACCGGTGGCGGTCAGCCCCGCCGTGGCGGCCAGCCCGCCGCCGAGCGCGAACTGCAGCGACCCCACCAGCGCCGAAGCGGTCCCCGCCACCGACGCCGGCTGGCTGGAGATCGCCAGCGTGGTGGCGTTGGGAAAGACCAGACCCACGCTGAACATCATCACGAAGAACACCGCGGTCAAGGAGACCAGGCCCGCCAGCCCGGCCACCCCCAGCACCGCCATAGCCGCCACCGCCGCCAGCGCCCCGGCCAGGCCCGCCAGCAGCCGCCGCGACGTGCCCACCCTGCCGATCAGGGCCGCGTTGACCTGCGTGCCCAGGATCATCCCGACCGTGTTGACCGCGAACATGACGCTGAACTGCTGGGCCGAGGCACCGAACTCGTTCTGGGAGACGAAGGAGAACGCCGAGATGTAGGTGAACATCATGGCGAAACTCAACGCCAACGTCAGAGTCGGACCGATGAAACGCGGATCGCGCAAAAGCCGCCCCACCGTGGCCAGCAGCACCGAAGGACTCTGGGGGCTGCGCCGGTGCGCCGGCAGGCTCTCGGGCAACCCCACCAGCACCACCACGAAACTCACGGCGCTGACCACCCCCAGCACCGCGAAACTGAGCTGCCAGGGACCCAGCAGCAGCAACTGGCCGCCCAGAATCGGCCCCAGCATCGGAGCCAACCCCACCACCAGCATCAACCGGGAGAAGAACCGGGCCGCGGCGTCACCGTCGAACAGGTCGCGCACCACCGCGCGCGAGATCACCGCACCGGCGGCCCCGGCCACCCCCTGCACGAAACGCAGCACCACGAACACCCCCGCCGAGGGCACCAGCACACACAGGAACGAGGCGACGGTGAACACCGCCACGCCGATCAGCAGCGGCCGCCTGCGCCCCCAGGCGTCACTCATCGGGCCGATCACCATCTGGCCCACCGCCATGCCCACCATGACGGCGGTCAGCGTCAACTGGATGCGCGCCTCGGAAGCGCCCAGATCAGCGGCGATCTGAGGGAAGGCCGGCAGGTAGAGGTCGGTGGCCAGCGGCCCCGTCGCGGTCAGGGTGCCCAGCACCAGGACCAGCAGGGCGACCGAACGCCGCGGGCGGGCGGACGCATCGGCACCGTCGGCGGATCGGGGACGTAACACGGTGTGCGTCACTGCACTCCTCCACTGAAGAAAAAAGGGGCGAACGGCCGGGCGGACGGGAGCACCGGGCACCCCGACACAACAAGATCCGATGGTGGGACGCCTCACCCCGGGCGCGGCACCACCCGAAGGACACCCGGCCGCCACACTGCTCAACATCGCCGCAACCGCAGGCAATCCGCGCCCACCACCTCCACCGCCGTGATGTGCGTTACCCCCGGCCCCGGCCCCGGCAACCCCGACCCCGGCCGCCTCCACCCGCCCCCGCAAGGATTGCCCGCCACCCCAGCGGGGATGACCAGCAGACCGGCCGACCACACGCGAACGCACCGGCCCGCACCCGCCCCGACCACACAGGGCGCCCGCAAACAACACCGCACCGGCGAAAGGAAGCAGATGGCCGCCGAAACCACCCCAGCCCCGCCGTTCCGCGCCGACCACGTCGGCAGCCTGCTGCGCCCGCCCCAACTACTGCGCGCCCGCAGCGACCACGCCCGAGGCGCCATCGACGACGACCAACTGCGCCAGGCCGAAGACACCGCCATCCGCGACGCCGTGGCCATGCAGGAGGAGATC
This sequence is a window from Spinactinospora alkalitolerans. Protein-coding genes within it:
- a CDS encoding multidrug effflux MFS transporter codes for the protein MTHTVLRPRSADGADASARPRRSVALLVLVLGTLTATGPLATDLYLPAFPQIAADLGASEARIQLTLTAVMVGMAVGQMVIGPMSDAWGRRRPLLIGVAVFTVASFLCVLVPSAGVFVVLRFVQGVAGAAGAVISRAVVRDLFDGDAAARFFSRLMLVVGLAPMLGPILGGQLLLLGPWQLSFAVLGVVSAVSFVVVLVGLPESLPAHRRSPQSPSVLLATVGRLLRDPRFIGPTLTLALSFAMMFTYISAFSFVSQNEFGASAQQFSVMFAVNTVGMILGTQVNAALIGRVGTSRRLLAGLAGALAAVAAMAVLGVAGLAGLVSLTAVFFVMMFSVGLVFPNATTLAISSQPASVAGTASALVGSLQFALGGGLAATAGLTATGEASLASMTVVMLSTGVVAALVFVGVALRGHARSAA
- a CDS encoding multidrug effflux MFS transporter — translated: MTHTAVRPAVQRSPASAPAPAPRRRRFVALLVFVLGILTATGPLATDLYLPAFPQIAAELDAPASQIQLTLTAVMVGMALGQMVIGPMSDVWGRRRPLLIGVAVFTVASLLCVVAPSAPALIAIRFVQGLAGAAGAVISRAVVRDTFEGDAAAKFFSRLILIVGLAPMLGPILGGQLLLLGPWQLIFAVLGAAGLLSFALVLFCLPETLPAHQRSPLQAAAMARTFARLLRDPRFLGPTLTLGLSFAMTFTYISAFSFISQNEFGGSAQQFSLIFGVNTLGMVLGTQVNAALITRMHTSRRLLAGLAGSVAAVAALAALAMSGQANLVSVTAVLFVMMFCTGFISPNATTLAISSQPAEVAGTASALLGTLQFALGGGLAATAGLTATGEASLASMTAVMLATGVAAALVFAWTAARGHARTAL
- a CDS encoding AMP-dependent synthetase/ligase is translated as MPQSRSTPVSRAPQLSGLGELVYHNAHEAPQAPLFSRKADGQWHHVNATEFLRDVTAVAKGLIAAGVGAGDRVVLGCATGYEWTLVNFAIWAVRGVVVPVHPACSRRRLHHILRDCRPAAAVVESDRHAAAIAEIQHELLDLGRTWRLADDSGLEAVTKPGAYIDGSAVRLRRDETTRADPAAISYPVTTAPDAPGSVLTHGNFLAGAESLIQRLSPLLAGGEQASTLMHLPLADVFGHSALVGCVMARVRVGFCERGAQVRREVRMFRPTVLLALPRLLEQVYAVEKAKAKESGWDNLNAFNAATELAVDFDKSGRRGAWRRVSRVMYEWMYSRIKEALGGRVRFIVVGGGQLPARLTHFYGGAGLPVLQGFGTVQTTGAFVLNAPGEVRVGTVGRPVPGVEVRLSREAEVLVRGATVFAGHHGRAAGAGPGRDGWLATGVFGRLDSEGYLVVDERPSRPRPRPEVDAGPGPGAGEAGRGPAPAPAAAQAPGPQPAAPAAPPAGPAPVEGGIDAACAGLETRLGEHPLISQVLVMAQGRPYATALITLKRDQLEYWRLVNSRPLSTPLTEIAADPQLGWEIQRAVEQANAAAPAEAAVRAFHILGEEFSPRSGLLLPSGRLRRDAILRAFAEEIEALYQGRGAGQQR